In Neofelis nebulosa isolate mNeoNeb1 chromosome 7, mNeoNeb1.pri, whole genome shotgun sequence, the following proteins share a genomic window:
- the ANPEP gene encoding aminopeptidase N, whose product MAKGFYISKPVGILAILLGVAAVCTIIALSVVYSQEKNRSTESSTAASTAAPTGPTTTVATTLDQSKPWNVYRLPKTLIPDSYNVTLRPYLTPNDKGLYVFTGTSIVRFTCNESTSVVIIHSKRLNYTNHQGHMVSLSGVGGFQPQPVIVRTELVELTEYLVVHLQEPLVAGRQYEMKSEFQGELADDLAGFYRSEYMENGVKKVLATTHMQATEARKSFPCFDEPAMKATFNITIIHPNNLVALSNMLPRGPSVPFDGDRTWKVTEFETTPIMSTYLLAYIVSEFSYVETRAPSGVLIRIWARPSAINQGHGDYALKVTGPILDFFSQHYDTPYPLNKSDQIALPDFNAGAMENWGLVTYRESALLYDRQSSSSGNQERVVTVIAHELAHQWFGNLVTLEWWNDLWLNEGFASYVEYLGADFAEPTWNLKDLMVLNDVYHVMAVDALASSHPLSTPASEINTPAQISEVFDSISYSKGASVLRMLSNFLTEDLFKMGIASYLHTYKYGNTIYLNLWEHLQQVVDKQPTIKLPDTVSAIMDRWILQMGFPVITVDTQTGTISQQHFLLDPQSVVTRPSQFNYLWIVPISSVRSGRPQEHYWLRGVEKAQNDLFKTTANDWVLLNLNVTGYYLVNYDNENWKKIQTQLQTDLSAIPVINRAQVIHDAFNLASAQKVPVTLALNNTLFLIQETEYMPWQAALSSLSYFKLMFDRSEVYGPMKSYLKKQVTPLFDHFERLTKNWTDHPQTLMDQYSEINAVSTACSYGVPKCEKLAATLFAQWRKNPQNNPIHPNLRSTVYCNAIAQGGEEEWNFVWGQFLKAELVNEADKLRGALACSNQVWILNRFLSYTLDPNLIRKQDVTSTLSSISSNVIGQTLAWDFVQSNWKKLFQDYGTGSFSFSNLIQAVTRRFSTEFELQQLEQFKKNNMDTGFGSATRALEQALEKTKANIKWVKENKDVVLRWFTENS is encoded by the exons ATGGCCAAGGGCTTCTACATTTCCAAGCCTGTGGGCATCCTGGCCATCCTCCTGGGCGTGGCGGCCGTGTGCACCATCATCGCTCTGTCCGTGGTGTACTCCCAGGAGAAGAACAGGAGCACCGAGAG CTCCACGGCGGCCTCCACGGCGGCCCCCACGGGCCCTACCACCACCGTGGCTACCACCTTAGACCAAAGCAAGCCATGGAACGTCTACCGTCTACCCAAGACGCTGATTCCCGACTCCTACAACGTGACGCTGAGGCCCTACCTCACCCCCAACGATAAGGGCCTGTACGTCTTCACGGGCACAAGCATCGTTCGCTTCACGTGCAATGAGTCCACCAGCGTTGTCATCATCCACAGCAAGAGGCTCAACTACACCAACCACCAGGGGCACATGGTGTCCTTGTCGGGCGTGGGGGGCTTCCAGCCGCAACCTGTCATCGTCAGGACGGAGCTCGTGGAGCTCACCGAGTACCTGGTCGTGCACCTCCAGGAGCCGCTGGTGGCCGGCAGACAGTACGAGATGAAGAGTGAGTTCCAGGGGGAGCTGGCCGACGACCTGGCGGGCTTCTACCGCAGCGAGTACATGGAGAACGGCGTCAAAAA GGTGCTGGCCACGACACACATGCAGGCTACAGAGGCCCGGAAATCCTTCCCGTGCTTTGACGAGCCCGCCATGAAGGCCACGTTTAACATCACCATCATCCACCCCAACAACTTGGTGGCCCTGTCCAACATGCTGCCCAGAG GCCCCAGCGTCCCGTTTGATGGAGATCGCACCTGGAAAGTCACCGAGTTCGAAACCACACCCATAATGTCTACTTACCTGCTGGCCTACATCGTTAGTGAGTTCTCATATGTGGAGACAAGAGCTCCCAGTGGCGTCCTG ATCCGGATCTGGGCCCGGCCCAGTGCGATCAACCAGGGCCATGGCGATTATGCCCTGAAGGTGACAGGCCCCATTCTGGACTTCTTTTCCCAACATTACGACACGCCCTACCCGCTCAACAAATCGG ACCAGATTGCCTTGCCTGACTTCAACGCTGGCGCCATGGAGAACTGGGGGCTGGTGACCTACCGGGAGAGTGCGCTGCTGTATGACAGGCAGTCCTCCTCCAGCGGCAACCAGGAGCGGGTGGTCACCGTGATTGCTCATGAGCTGGCCCACCAG TGGTTTGGGAACCTGGTGACCTTGGAGTGGTGGAATGACCTATGGCTGAACGAGGGCTTCGCCTCCTACGTGGAGTACCTAGGTGCTGACTTTGCAGAGCCCACATGGAATTTG AAAGACCTCATGGTGCTGAACGACGTGTACCATGTGATGGCTGTGGACGCCCTGGCCTCCTCCCACCCGCTGTCAACTCCTGCCTCGGAGATCAACACGCCGGCCCAGATCAGCGAGGTGTTTGACTCCATCTCCTACAGCAAG ggaGCCTCTGTCCTCAGGATGCTCTCCAACTTCCTGACTGAGGACCTGTTCAAGATGGGCATAGCG TCCTACCTCCATACCTATAAATACGGGAACACCATCTACCTGAACCTGTGGGAGCACCTGCAGCAG GTTGTAGACAAACAGCCGACCATCAAGCTGCCCGACACCGTGAGTGCCATCATGGACCGCTGGATCCTGCAGATGGGCTTCCCCGTCATCACCGTGGACACCCAGACAGGCACCATCTCCCAGCAGCACTTCCTCCTTGACCCCCAGTCCGTGGTCACCCGCCCCTCACAGTTCAA CTACCTGTGGATCGTTCCCATCTCTTCTGTCAGAAGCGGCAGACCGCAGGAGCACTACTGGCTGCGGGGCGTCGAAAAAG CCCAGAATGACCTGTTCAAGACCACAGCTAATGACTGGGTTCTGCTGAACCTCAACGTGACGGGCTACTACCTGGTGAACTATGACAATGAAAACTGGAAGAAGATCCAAACTCAGCTGCAGACAGACCTGTCG GCCATTCCTGTCATCAATCGGGCTCAAGTCATCCACGATGCCTTCAACCTGGCGAG TGCCCAAAAGGTCCCTGTCACTCTGGCGCTGAACAACACTCTCTTCCTGATCCAAGAGACCGAGTACATGCCCTGGCAGGCCGCCCTGAGCAGCCTGAGCTACTTTAAGCTCATGTTCGACCGCTCTGAGGTCTACGGCCCCATGAAG AGCTACCTGAAGAAGCAGGTCACGCCCCTCTTCGATCATTTCGAAAGACTCACCAAAAACTGGACTGATCACCCGCAAACCCTCATGGACCA GTACAGCGAGATTAACGCCGTCAGCACCGCCTGCTCCTACGGGGTTCCTAAGTGTGAGAAGCTGGCCGCGACTCTTTTCGCCCAGTGGAGGAAGAACCCCCAAAACAACCC GATCCACCCCAACCTGCGGTCCACCGTGTACTGCAATGCCATCGCCCAGGGCGGCGAGGAGGAGTGGAACTTCGTGTGGGGGCAGTTCCTAAAGGCTGAACTGGTGAACGAGGCTGACAAACTCCGCGGAGCCCTGGCCTGCAGCAACCAGGTCTGGATCCTGAACAG GTTCCTGAGTTATACCCTGGACCCTAACCTCATCCGGAAACAAGATGTCACCAGCACTCTCAGCAGCATCTCCAGCAACGTCATCGGGCAAACCCTGGCCTGGGACTTTGTCCAGAGCAACTGGAAGAAACTCTTTCAGGA CTATGGCACtggttccttctccttctccaaccTCATCCAGGCAGTGACCCGACGATTCTCCACTGAGTTCGAGCTGCAGCAG CTGGAGCAGTTCAAGAAGAACAACATGGACACAGGCTTCGGCTCAGCCACCCGAGCTCTGGAGCAAGCCCTGGAGAAGACCAAAGCCAACATCAAGTGGGTGAAGGAAAACAAGGATGTGGTGCTCAGGTGGTTCACAGAAAACAGCTAA